The Argopecten irradians isolate NY chromosome 4, Ai_NY, whole genome shotgun sequence genome has a window encoding:
- the LOC138322032 gene encoding serine-rich adhesin for platelets-like: MIFLCKPPSYLYGPAAEQPERLVFIDESSTELSPLPFCSATSRQGPRPSSYLVVWSNLKQYAGQKVSSNLNTITASNITIPARLKTTFSARDLGLHAETNYSVKYKIFYSMGEESDYSDEIYIDIPVAESRRLQSNAESTRNNWNTVATVMGVVVLGLTILIILVYKARRKWIKIDDNIESVTIPRPVSNEQFYQEQNTPPLLNQPPDSGHGTLSSVPTQETVPPTTHLPDIPSNDMSNESQNYLEERDWDELHGENVSLSAAGALPSNDECSVNIVNKSEVALVFSKKPTTDYIQVGNRGISNDVSDESQNYLKERDGDGDELHGENVSVSAAGALPSTDECNVNIVNKSEVAVVFSKKPTTDYIQVGNRGITMPTLVVSNPDYTQNTTDDAFPNSTILSLESFVNNHDTFDDRNYQSSMQTYVQCFVNYQHTTELNDPNVMPQNICINARSDTFSDTLDACKTICSDQTLTNSCQNQQNSEIDTSSLIKGEETQTTYHSTHQVTHDTSSLIKGEETENTCHSTHQLTYDTSSLIKGEETQTTYHSTHQLTYDTSPLNKEEETENTCHSTHQLTCDTSAPNKGEETQTTYNSTHQVTHDTSSSLIKGEEIETTCHSTHQVTHDTSSSLIKGEEIETTCHSTHQVTHDTSSSLIKGEEIETTCHSTHQVTHDTSSLIKGEETENTCHSTHQLTYDISSTTKGKKTETTCHSTHQVTHENFVHDDYVLASFIESQHSSNPNN, from the exons ATGATATTTCTGTGTAAACCGCCATCCTATCTAT ATGGGCCTGCAGCAGAACAACCTGAACGTCTTGTTTTCATTGACGAATCAAGTACGGAATTATCCCCTTTACCATTCTGCTCAGCGACGTCACGACAAGGACCCCGACCCTCTTCCTACCTCGTGGTGTGGTCTAATCTGAAACAG TACGCTGGACAGAAAGTCTCAAGTAATCTAAATACAATTACAGCCAGCAATATCACCATCCCTGCAAGACTGAAGACTACTTTCAGTGCGAGAGACCTAGGCCTGCATGCCGAGACCAACTACTCTGTCAAATACAAGATATTTTACTCGATGGGCGAAGAGTCCGATTACAGTGATGAAATTTACATTGATATACCAGTTGCAG AGTCTCGACGATTACAATCCAATGCCGAGTCTACCAGAAACAACTGGAACACTGTTGCAACAGTAATGGGGGTTGTCGTCCTCGGTCTTACTATATTAATAAT TTTGGTGTATAAGGCACGCAGAAAGTGGATAAAAATCGACGATAATATAGAGAGTGTGACCATACCACGTCCTGTTTCAAATGAG CAATTTTATCAAGAACAAAACACACCACCCCTGTTAAACCAGCCCCCAGACAGCGGCCATGGTACTCTATCTTCGGTGCCTACCCAGGAGACCGTTCCGCCGACAACTCATCTACCAGACATACCTTCCAATGATATGTCCAACGAATCACAAAATTATCTTGAGGAAAGAGATTGGGATGAATTACACGGTGAGAATGTGTCCTTGAGTGCTGCTGGTGCTCTTCCTAGCAATGATGAATGCAGTGTCAACATAGTTAATAAAAGTGAAGTCGCGTTAGTGTTTTCCAAGAAACCGACTACAGATTACATTCAAGTTGGCAATAGGGGTATTTCCAATGATGTGTCCGATGAATCACAAAATTATCTTAAGGAAAGAGATGGAGATGGAGATGAATTACACGGTGAGAATGTGTCCGTGAGTGCCGCTGGTGCTCTTCCTAGCACTGATGAATGCAATGTCAACATAGTTAATAAAAGTGAAGTCGCGGTAGTGTTTTCCAAGAAACCGACGACAGATTACATTCAAGTTGGCAATAGGGGTATTACCATGCCCACCTTGGTAGTGAGTAACCCTGATTATACTCAAAACACCACAGATGACGCATTTCCTAATTCGACGATTCTGTCCTTAGAGTCATTTGTGAACAATCATGACACGTTCGACGATCGGAATTACCAAAGCAGTATGCAAACATACGTGCAATGTTTTGTGAATTATCAACATACGACAGAATTAAATGATCCAAATGTGATGCCTCAAAATATCTGTATTAATGCAAGAAGCGATACTTTTTCTGACACCCTTGATGCATGTAAGACAATCTGTTCGGATCAAACATTAACTAATAGCTGCCAGAATCAACAAAACTCAGAAATTGATACGAGTTCACTGATCAAAGGAGAGGAAACACAAACTACATACCACTCCACACATCAAGTTACACATGATACGAGTTCTCTTATCAAAGGGGAAGAAACAGAAAATACATGTCACTCCACACATCAACTGACATATGATACGAGTTCTCTGATCAAAGGGGAAGAAACACAAACTACATACCACTCCACACATCAACTGACATATGATACGAGTCCTCTAAACAAAGAAGAGGAAACAGAAAATACGTGTCACTCCACACATCAACTAACATGTGATACGAGTGCTCCGAACAAAGGGGAAGAAACACAAACTACATACAACTCCACACATCAGGTCACACATGATACGAGTTCTTCTCTGATCAAAGGAGAGGAAATAGAAACTACATGCCACTCCACACATCAGGTCACACATGATACGAGTTCTTCTCTGATCAAAGGAGAGGAAATAGAAACTACATGCCACTCCACACATCAGGTCACACATGATACGAGTTCTTCTCTGATCAAAGGAGAGGAAATAGAAACTACATGCCACTCCACACATCAGGTCACACATGATACGAGTTCTCTGATCAAAGGGGAGGAAACAGAAAATACATGTCACTCCACACATCAACTGACATATGATATAAGTTCTACGACCAAAGGGAAGAAAACAGAAACTACATGCCACTCCACACATCAAGTGACACACGAGAACTTTGTTCATGACGACTACGTTCTTGCGTCTTTCATTGAAAGTCAACATTCTAGTAATCCAAACAATTAA